The Rhipicephalus sanguineus isolate Rsan-2018 chromosome 10, BIME_Rsan_1.4, whole genome shotgun sequence genome segment ATAAACAATTTCTTTGATTTGTCAACACGAGAATATCTTTTGCCGCTGCAACAAACTCAACAAACGCGCAACTAAACTCAAAATAAATGCCCAGAACGCTGTCTCCGTGAGGGTCTCACGCACACAaggcaagtggactcggtaaGTGCCACACTTGTTCCAAAGAACTGCACCATGTGCCTCTAAGTAGCCGGGATACTTTTTTAAAAACCTGTTAAGCCCAGACAAACTTGCAGTTTCGATTTTTCGAGAGttcacttgaggcagaaagctcaggttgtACACGGTCTGAGAAAAAAGGGCTTGGCTGCTCGTCAGTTGGTCTCGAAAACCTGGTCCTTTTGGCTCAATCGAAAGGCACAAAAATGTGTGGGGTACTggatattgttaaggaaggccttaCCATttcgaacaaacaaaaaaactaaaTTTCGATTTCTCTTTAAATTTTGCCCTACGCTGTGACCTTAAAGTGCTACGtacactgctgacccgaaggtcgcgggatcgaatctcggccgcgggggccgcattGGCCCATGTGCttatacttaggtgcacgttaaagcaccccaggtgttctaagtttccggagcccatccactacagcatccctcataatcatattgtgttcttaaactacagcatccctcataatcatattgtgtttttaaaccccaacaattattatattatcttACCTGCTAAACTACCACGGTGGGTGCCTAAATGCAAGGATATATGTTTGTTATTCATCTGAAATAGCTTCGACGATTCACAATCGCCCTATTAGGCCGGCTTCCAGGAACGACGACGGCGATGTGTGACTGCTGTCTCTTGATGTGGAGTAACGCAACCCTAAAGGGTTCGAGCATGGCCACTGTTAAACGCTGATTAagttaagaaaaaaaactgtCTCGCGGCAACACATGTGCCTTCTAAGATGAGAAGCCCCTTCCGAGCGGTCGCCCTGCAAACTACTTAATAAACGTCGTTTATTTGCCAACTTTGCGCAGGCCGAAGGCCAGCACCTGGTGGATACAATCGGCAGATTCCGCGGTGCGGCCATCGCGCCGCGCGACTTGGTGTTCCGCTCTGCGTGCAACAATGTGGTCTCGTTCCTGTTGGGTCGTCGCCTGGACCTGGACGATCCGCGACGGAAGGACATGGACGACCACCTCGAGGGGTTCTTCCTGGGCAGCGCCGCCTCGTCCATCGACTGTCGGCCACGATGGCTAAAGAACCTCGAGCGGTGGCTACGGCCCTCTTCGCCCCGCGTCCGCATCGAAAACATGGCCAAGGAGCTTGAGGCCATGTCCAAGTGAGTGGTGTCTGATGGTCCCCTCTTCGGCTCTTTCCATTGCCCGactccccccacccctccccccgtTGACGAGTCCCACAGAACATAAGttccgcaatggatgcaagaattgaaatgaagcgatgacgtgcttctcacaaaggcctgccatttgTCCCCGCCTTTCCAGGTTAAATGTGGGAAGCAAGCagctctttgaatgcaacatcgggGGCCCTTGGTCGCCAtcactgtcaaaaaaaaaaaaacacgcgcagcCGCAACCCTGCGTATGACACGTATGGAAAAAGTGCACGTATGGAAAAAAATGACACGTATGGAAAAATTGCGTGGATGTTACTACACGCGTAATCTCGTTAACTGCGCGATAACTCGTTTTCGCGCGAGAtgtcattaacaaaaaaaaaaataagcttgcGAACGATCGTTTCTGTCGCAGGAGAGAAGTCCATCGAGCAATGCGCATGGACAAATCTCAGCGTAACAAGGGTGTCATCGACTTCTACAAGGCAAAGATAGAGGATATCGGCAACGAAGGTGACATGTTTACAGGCGAGGATGAATTCTGCTTTGTAATTAGCACCTGCTGTACaccttctctttttttattttttaccgaGGGTCCCGTTTGCAGTCTGACTTTTCTGACCTTCGTCTGCATATTTGTTTGTACCGGTCATCGCAACTTGAATTATTAATAAACTGACGCTGTAGTAGGAAGCTGCGTTTCAAATGTCTCAGTTCTGGCCGCCTGGTTTTCCTGAACGTACgcttacttttatttatttatttatttatttatttatttatttatttatttatttatttatttatttatttatttatttatttatttatttatttatttatttatttatttatacattgcATTTCACCACCGTCGACATACGGTTCCTTGTGACAGGGAATAGAACTCGCGTACTTGTGCTTAACACCGCCACAGCATAACCGCTAAGCCACCCCCACGGCGGGTACCAACATATAGCACAATGTCAAATGATTCGTCAACTTTAAGGTGAATACATGACGCCAGTATTTTCACACGTACTATTTCTCGGAGCTCTTTGAGCCTAACAACGTATGGATACGAGCTAGTTGTCCATAATTCACCAGCGCTAAGCGCCAATACCTTTTGGACGAATGGACGAAATAGATGGGCCAGATGCGGCTATTCGGCCATAACTGGCCCATGCGCCGTGAAGCACCACATATCACCACCATGTTCGCTTTAGCAAAAGtgcgaaggtcacgggatcgaatcgcggccgcattttcgatgggggcgaaaatgctagaggccagtgtacctatatagatttaggtgcacgttaagaaccccaggtggtcgaaatttccggagccctccctacggcgtccctcgtaatcacattatggttttgggacgtacaaccccagtaattattattatccAATGTGAAGCGTCAGTGCAAGTGATCGTTCAGATAGCTTTTTGAAGTAGAAATCTGTCGTGGCACAAGCCGTCGTTAACTGTCTGCACTGCGTACAGCGACGATTTGCTTTGATTCCTGCAGAGGACCGGATGGTAGGCAACACAACCGACTACTTGCTGGGTGCCACGGCCGTGGTGGCGCTGTTCCTGCAAAGTCACTTGCTCATGTTTGCCGCCCGCGCGGACAGCCTTCAGGAGCAAGTGCGCAGGGAGATTGACCGCGTCGTTGGCAGAGAGCGGCTGCCCACGTGGGCGGACCACGTGCACATGCCGCTCACCATGGCCACCATCTGGGAGATGTACCGCTGGAAAGCGTGCACACCTTTCGGCATTCCTCGCGGGTATGACGAGCACGCATGCATTGATGATGCCACAAATATGTGCATCTCACATTGCAGTGATGAACCAAAGAAGGGGTAcagatcgagggctcgtttctctttgttggacacaacctgatgaaaccaacagacagtgatgctaaggaaggtataggggacgttacttGTATATTCCAACTGTAgtacagtaattatgacataaatgtaaagaGATTAAAGTTGACTTTTCATCCACTTAAATTCCTATCCAttcatgtcataattactattcgccgcgagatcgggctataggtggcagcaccgtcgccgcgtttgtgtggataggcggtcggcagcGCGTATACAagtgtacgcagcggcgcttcgccgtaggcggtttgagtcgattgtcggctaattaagcgcgttgactgcagccgtGATGTATACGCCCACCATTGCCACatgaatgcacgaaaccggcctaacgttcctattacgtgtgagagaagcgcaatctgtcaatgaatggggtactggccttcggtcgtgttttgcactgtgctcgatgtattttcttggtttatttgcacgtgtttaaattgcgttttgcctataccacaatataaatagtgttgcgcgactgagtcaagtatttacttcttgctctagcggctacaaaagaagagagcctgtatttctgcgtaattagatgaagtggAACTTTGTgcagagagcctgtatttctgcgtaattagatgaagtggAACTTTGTgcagagagcctgtatttctgcgtaattagatgaagtggAACTTTGTGCATTCTGCTTTTCTGTTGGCATGAATGCGCGTACTGCATAGAAATgtgtggcttcaggtcttttttaccgctaaccggcctctgccGACACAGGTTCATGCTTTGCGTTATCACacggatttccaaatcgccaacacttcaagagatggtgtcgctaaaattctgcattcacacctcgacatttagtactttttttcgtttaggacgatgCCAGATGCACTGTGTGATGTGCTTGATTGACAAAGTAGTACCCACATCGAAATgatttggcgaatggacggtacgacgGTTAGATATTTgaagcctgtgtacttagatttaggtgcacactaaagaacccctggtggtcgaaatttcaggagccctccaatacgacgtctctcataatcatatcgttcatttgggacgttcaaccccagatattattattattacgatggTTAGACCCAGCGctataccgacacgtgcatgcactcacttattagagtgcatacaagtctcgtaaggcgaaatgtttatgtatatcgtgtaggcatacgtacaggcatttgatactgtgctagcacaacgtaataagctgtaatctgaggacgtgcatgacgtacgcacaaacgcgaacacggtgtggctagcagacgacgcaaggagccatccacaccacggggttacATCCGCTCACCGCAAGGTGCCGACACTGCTCTATCTTGCTGCCAATACTgcagttaaaacatacaagtaatcTCCCCTCATACCTTCCTTAgcatcattgtctgttggtttcattagatagatagatagatagatagatagatagatagatagatagatagatagatagatagatagatagatagatagatagatagatagatagatagatagatagatagatagatagatagatagatagatagatagatagatagatagcgtcgTCCAGTTCTCTTCTCTTGCGTCTGcgtaactttcttttttctttcattaagATCACGATACAGGAGGACTGGGACGGCTCATGACATGTATCTTATTATTATTGAATTGCAGTCTGAAAGATGTTTCAGCTTAGCTCATCCATTGAAGTTTCCACGCAGAGCTTTCCAACATGTAAACGACGTTATATGCAACCCAGTGAAGGTCGTCTTCTATCTTGAAATTAAAATTTGGCGCTGTACTTTTTATTTCAAGTGTAGCGGTAAGCGGGGTGCCCACCTCACAACTGGATGTATAGTTAGGATAACAGCCGAGGCGAGTTGAGGGCGTTATCTTCAACTTCAACTTTATTATTCTTCTAGTGTTAACTGAAAACGTCCTTCGGGATTAATTCCGGTGGTCCCCCTGCGCTAATCAGTCTGCAATCCTCAGGGACTGTTGAGCAGCTTGAGTGGATAACGTTACAACGTCGCGTGAGTTTCTTGATCTGCAATACACTGCACGTGGTGGCTCAGGAAAGGGGCTTCTGAGGCGATGAGTTTGCAAGAGTACTAAGCTGCGATGTATTTTAAAGATACTGtagatattaggggcgaagcaccttagggtctaggtgTGTGGGCGTACATCGTGcattgtcgtctgctgtcgggacggtccatttgcttgagcgcgagagagggcgccaccgcctcagcgctcgccttgTGGCGAGAGAGACagtgaacggcgcgcgttgactatggaaacgctctttctgcgatgaacgctgaaccaccaactcgcaagaaacgagaacgcgccctcgcccgcgagagacaacgccgtcgcaggcagcgtctgctagctagTTTCTTGAtcgaaaaaaccgactgctcgcgctgcacaaccgttcaccggccactgcgtatatataggcactggatcttgacctgcaatgtagtgctggtgggagatttctcttgtgggtatttgaacaataaagattcgcagcgtgcacgttaactaaaagcggactgcgtgtcactctgtctaatctttcttctgtctgaTTTCTTCTGTCTGAGTGATCTTGCtgttggaaacaccggcgcacactgcatgctgcgcccctccacaggtttcacgatGATAGTGCAGCTAAAACAGCCTTccatacatgcttcgcccctccctcaAATTTTTTGGTAAAGTTACAAAGTGTGTTAAAATTAGGCGATAGTGCGTGATGTCCTAACTGAGTACTTGTATGAAGTAAGGATTTTGGCAGAGTTCCTTCTGTCAGCACATATAATAACGTCGTCAGCAATTTCATGTCCATATCGTTATTTCATAATTGCATCTCGGAGTTTGTTTCAATTATCGGGAAAATATGACTCTGTGGGAGACACCTTTTTAAaacgtaaaggcccgaacacacgtacgcgttgcagcgcgtcaacgcgtgactttttgacgcggcgccgcgtcaaacggtcacgcgttgacgcgctgcaacgcgtacatgtgttcgggccttaatgggcgcgttaagttagcgcgctccgaactccaaaggaacacgctcgaatgcgctcgagtgcaacgccttCGGAGCTTAGCTTAACGGTGATTTCCGCCGACTGCTTTCGGGGGCACGAACGCGTCACATTGCGAATGTTATGTTGCTTCCGCGGTAGGAACGagtggagaaggagaacgcaCTTCGTCGGAGGAGAGAGCCGGAAACACGTCATTTCTTCGGAAGCCGTAACAGGCGCGAGCTCTCGCGCACGCCCTCGTGCACCGCCTCATGGTTGGAGTGCGTAGAGCGCGCTCCGTAATCACGCACCGGAAGTCGCTTTTCAACCGTTAAGTTTACAAGAGCGCACTCCGCCGACTAGAGCGCGTTCGAGCTCCTCAACTTAACGCGCCCAATGACTTACTACAAGTTATCCTAGTCGTGCAGAGCTTTCATTCGATAACCCAGCCAGTTAATCAATCAAAGAAATAAACAAATCAAATAAAAAATACATCTATTTATACGCGTCTTACATGCACACGATACAACGAAAATTGGTGGCGAGAGAAAGACCAGCTGAGGACCTCGGGCTTCACAGATGACGCTCTTTTTAGAGCTAGAAATTGTCATTTCATCTTGTTCGATTTTCATTAATCATACTTGCTGAGAGTTTTGCGCCTAGAGCGAACAAAATTACACGTTTGCATCGTAACATCACCGGTTTGCCTTGCGAATAAATGATA includes the following:
- the LOC119406553 gene encoding cytochrome P450 2U1-like produces the protein MQAFVKAEGQHLVDTIGRFRGAAIAPRDLVFRSACNNVVSFLLGRRLDLDDPRRKDMDDHLEGFFLGSAASSIDCRPRWLKNLERWLRPSSPRVRIENMAKELEAMSKREVHRAMRMDKSQRNKGVIDFYKAKIEDIGNEGDMFTEDRMVGNTTDYLLGATAVVALFLQSHLLMFAARADSLQEQVRREIDRVVGRERLPTWADHVHMPLTMATIWEMYRWKACTPFGIPRGVAKDTVIGGYHVPKGTVLLPNFWAVHQSAELWKEPEKFDPSRFIGPDGSALSTRPAHIITFSLGKRICPGESLATAEVFLYLTMLLQKFIILPEEGTTVHIGSYQPLYEHAATKLRFLPRSD